TATTCTTTATTTTAAACTGTTTTAAGCTTTTCAAAGTGTAGTAAGAATGGAACTGCTATCAAACTTGCCTTGAAGGTGTTTGACAAATTGCCTGAAAGAACAAACTTTTCGCTGTGTTAGGACCCTCTTAAATCCAGATTGTTTAACCAAAAAATAGCTTTGAATAGGAtgtttcaaaaaagaaaaagggacaCGGAAAAGAGAAAACTTACATCTATAATCTTCATATTACTATATTCTCCCCCAAAAAACCATGAATTGGAAGGGGAAAAAAAATATGCAAAAGAGGGAGGAAGGAAGAAAGAAATacagaaaacataccaaaaaacCATGTTAGATTATGTATGTTCTCTGTtagaattaattattttttcattttctatTATGTTCACTTATGCTAATAGGCAACTCATTTTCTTTCTCATGAATTCTTATAGGTGATATTGTTGCACACTAATCTAATTTTTTAATGGATAAAATTAAAAAGCGTTCTAGGTCGCATTGGATTGTAGACGCAATAGGTAAATACTTTTGACTATCAGTACATATTCAACAGTCCCTTCTAAGTTGTTGTTCATCTCTCTCGTGGCTTCAACTGATCTCTTTTCTTATTATAGATTCAGAAGAAAATATCAGGAAACTCAGAGTGAAAGTTAATGAAGTGATCAATTTAACGTGTGAAGAACGTATTGTGGTTGATTTTGATTACTTGGATGAACCATTTGGAGATGGACGCGGCCTTCTTTCACGCTTTTGTGGAATTTTGGCGTGTGACTGCTCTTTATTTCCAATCAACTTTGAGAAATGGTTAAGTTTACCTATTTCATACTTCAACCGCGTCTTCGATCAAATTATAAAGGTATAAGCTCTATATTATTACAACTATATCACTGTCTCTTTTTTTGTGAGAAGCACAACTATATCAAATTATAAAGGTATAAGCTAACCAATGTTTTATTCTTGAAGCCCAAGTTCTTCTTTAGGACAACCGAGTCAGTTGCAATGGGACATGTCTATAAATCTATTGGAAAGAAGTGGGCTGCAAATAAAAATAACTTGTGGAAGACACATGAAGACCTACTTAAAAGTAAAACTGAGATTATTGAAAGTGTGCCGGATGGGATTCCACGTGATCAATGGATTTCTTTTGTTGATTACCAATATAAAGATTCAACAAAGGTACTTATGTAACTGCTTATACTAGTCTTTCTAATTATATAATTATATGTTTTTCTAATTGAGTTTCAAGTATATTTTTATAAGGCAATGCGATTAAGAAATGCTGAAAATCTAAAGAAACAGACTATACCACACACAGACGGCTCCAAAGCCAATGCTACGAGAAGGGCTGAAATGGTGAGTAAATTAACTTGCTATGTAATTATTTCTATGTAGTAAATAATTctgatttgatttttatttatagATGGCTCAGACTGGACAAAGGCCTGGACGCACAAATATACCTTGCTACACATAAGAATCAAGATGGAGTATATGTTAATGAAGCAACAAAAGAAATATGCGTAAGTTTCTGTGAATTCTCAACTTATCTCAAGAAACAAATCATGAGGATTGGGGAGTAGGGCAAATAATTGAAGTGAGCTAATGCTGATATTTGTATATTCTGCTTCATAGTTAAAAGCCATATCTCTTAAGTTCTGTCTTCTTTAATATCATGCGTTCCTATTGGTTTATTTGTGACAATGAGTTTTGTATGTGTAGGAAAAAATTGAGTTAGCTTTAAGCCAAAGCACCATAGACGAGTCCCAAATTTCGCGAAATGATGCCGTCGACAAGGTGCTAGGAGAAGAGCACTCTTGGAAGGTGAGGTTCTTGGGATTAGGACCTGTCCCCAGTAAAGTTTTTAAAAAAGCAAGACCTCGTTTCAGCAGTACAAGTGCTTCAAGAAGTGAAGGTTCATGTTCGTCCCAATGTCAACAGAACCATAAGAAAATGATAAATGCTCAGGAAAAAATGATGAATGCTTTCAAGGCATATATGATAATGAAAGAAGGGACGATACCAGAACAGTTTGCGGGGTTCTTTGCTTCTTCTTCGGCGGTTTCTCCTACAACAGTAAGTAAAGTTCTTCATTTCTTTTTCATTTAATTGGTCTGAAATTTTTTGGATTTGATTTCTCTTTGAAAAATGACGAGATTGTTGTGGCTGTTATTGTATGTTGGTTTATTTTGTGTCCGGAAAAACAGTATCGGCATTCAGATGATCCAATTGTAATATGATGGTCCTTTCCTATCCACTGTTGGGATGTATGATTCAACTGTGTAGAATCCTTTCTCAATGCCTGCTTAAGGAAATCAAGTTTTTAGTGattaggaagaaaaaaaaaaagggagactTCTCTTTGTGTCAATGAAGTCTGGTTTGTTGTGTAACAAATTGAAGCTGTATAAGAAACAATCAAACAGAGAGTAAAAACAGAGTAGTACATTCTGGTTTGTTGTGTACTAAAATAATAGATAAGAGTTCCTAGTCCTGAGATCACTCACTAAAAGTTAGATGTTAGCAATTCCGACATCTCAGCAACTTGTTCCTAGTACTAGTGTTGTTCTTGGACGGATAAAGAATAAAAACACTGCTAATTTGACGAATTGGGAAGCAAGAAAAGGTGCTATTGAGAGGAGAAAGGGATTTAGAGGAAGTGAAGAGAGAGCGTAAAGAAGTCAAAAAAACTATACTACAGTAGTATACTACTATTTTGTTAGATAAATAAAGATAATTTTACTGTCATGTACCAAAATAAGACctaattaccttttttttttaaatagatacTGCTACTAGTAGCAATTTAAGAGAATATATGATAGAGCTATTTTCACCCAATACCCGATACACAATGATTTTGAGGTGTATGGTGTAGTTTGAATTGATTCTTGACCTTAAATTTTGACGAACTACTATggattaataaagaaaatagaatcaTTTTTATGTTTAAAGATTTGATTTTGAGGTGTTTAAAGATTTGATTTTGAGGTGTTTGGCTACTGACTTATTTTCTGTGTGAATTGATTCTTGGCCTTAAATTTTGATGAATTAATATAGAAAATAGAATCATTGTGTAATGATTTGAACCTCCTACTGACTGTTCATGGTACTGGAAGAAGATATGCTCCATTAGAGATAAATTTAAAGCTGGATATGTGGGAAATGGGTGGATAACACAGAGTGGTAGCTACAAAATTCATAGTGGCTATCAATGGAGGAAAGGAGACCAAGAATCATGGTATTGGGAGAGGTGGTGTGGAATAAACTCAATATACCAAAATAGAGTTTCATTTGCTGGATAGTAGGATATGACAGGATCCTTACAAGATCAAGACTACAAAAAATAGGGGTGTGCCATGATAACAAGTGTGTCATATGTGAGGAGCAGGAGGAAAAAACTGAACACCTCTTCTTTCAGTGTCATTTCTCACAGGAATGTTTAAGGAAAGAGTGTCGTATAAATTTGGACCGAGGGAGTAgtatttatatgaaactgattGTAGCTAGTGTGAGATGAAAAAGAGGTTTAGTTACTTTTGAATGTGATTGATGCTTAATTCTCTACTATGTATTATTTTCTACTGTATGAAAAAGAAGCTTGAAGAAAAAGGACAATACTTCTAATTTGTGGCAGTAATGTAGCCACCTTAAAATCTTAAATGCAAAAACTTAAAACCACAGAGATAGTGCCCCTATAATTAGTGTGATGTAGTTCAACATCATTTTCATGCATTAACTAATGCTAGTAATTT
The nucleotide sequence above comes from Lycium barbarum isolate Lr01 chromosome 3, ASM1917538v2, whole genome shotgun sequence. Encoded proteins:
- the LOC132630970 gene encoding uncharacterized protein LOC132630970, whose protein sequence is MDKIKKRSRSHWIVDAIDSEENIRKLRVKVNEVINLTCEERIVVDFDYLDEPFGDGRGLLSRFCGILACDCSLFPINFEKWLSLPISYFNRVFDQIIKPKFFFRTTESVAMGHVYKSIGKKWAANKNNLWKTHEDLLKSKTEIIESVPDGIPRDQWISFVDYQYKDSTKAMRLRNAENLKKQTIPHTDGSKANATRRAEMMAQTGQRPGRTNIPCYT